CATCCTgctgccagtaagttactgtaaaatcTACATTTCAATAATGTGAAAGTGCGCAATAATGTGAAAAGAATATATTTTATCAAGAATGTCAAAGCAATTCATTATACATTATATCCATATGACTACGGTATTCAAGCTTTACAAGTGGACATcaattaacaaaacaaaacgaagAGTTAACATATCCAATGTTTTTCTCTTAGCACATAatgtttaaatgaaaataagaaAATTCTACATTAAATAAAAAAGCAAAACTGAAATGATGCACCTTGAACATTATTATCATTCCACAGATCATACCAAAGCAAGCCAAACCAGTACAGGGCCTACAAATACAAACATCTAGTATTATGATGACATTTTTTGTTTCTTCAAAATGTGATAAAATGCAGTGTGTGACAACATCTTGGCCGAACtattgttgtcagtgatataagtatttgtaATGAacatgatttcttaatgtctagtgacatatcagggccattttatgattaattgaaatacatttcttacatgtGGTTCCATTAATTAGGCTACTCAAGCCATCAGTGGGCCCATCCATGTTTTTATTGCCATGGGTTATTTTTATCcattctccttgtgtgtgtttttttttttttttgttatagcAATCATAGTAATCATTTCATAGTGTGCTGGAAGAGAAGAATATCAGTAAACAGTGCCCTAGGGCTTAACAAATGGTAATTGCATTTCATTGGTTGTATGCTATTTCCAGATGGAGGTTGCTCTTTAAATATGACTGCCAGAGAGTATTCTTTTTCTTAAGCGATTGCTATGCGTTCAGATGaacaaggtacagtatgtactgacACTCAAATGAGCTACAGTATGCGATGTAGTGCTTGACTGTAATGTTTACTTGGAACAAAATAGGTATCACTTAAGTACACAGTGACAATGTAAATGTGACATGACACTGGTGGCTGACGGTGATATCCAtacctaaaatattattttacttGTTATATTGCTTAATTATTTTACTCAACTATATTAAATATATCTAATAATCTATGTAGAATGGTGATCTTAAAGTCCGTGCCTGACAAATGAATTTATTGAAAAGATGATTATGCTCTATGTATTcatctgcatttaaaaccttttgtCTGTTtcacaggatttttttttatcatatagGACCTACTAGAAGGACTGTCCCCTCAAATGAGTGTTTCAATGAATCAAACAATCTCTTCTGTCCTCAGAATCGCCAGCTTTGACATCCACCCCTCTGCTGTTTACCCTATTTTCATCATGGGCCTTTTGGTTTACTGCTTTTCTGTTCTCTCAAATGTGACAATCCTGGTGCTGATAGTTACTCAGAGAAGTCTCCACAGGCCAATGTTTTACATCCTCTTCAGCCTGCCTCTGAACGACCTCATTGGAATTACCGCAATGTTTCCCCGTCTACTATTGGACATTGTGATCATGAAGAACACTGTCAACTACCCACTTTGTGTACTTCAGGCATTTTTGCTCCATATGTATGGTGGTGGCATCCCCTTTATACTAGCAGCAATGGCATATGACCGATACATTGCTATATGCAAGCCACTCAGATACAATTCGATTCTGACCTCACTTGGTGTAACAGCTGTTATATCATTAGCTTGGGGGGTTAATTTTGCCTTGATTTTAGTGCTTTTCCTACTTCAGGCTAGAGTAAAAAAGTGTAGGGATTTTATTATGAATGTGTTTTGTGATAATTTCTCTTTGCTTAGCCTTTCCTGTGGAGAAGACCttacaataaacaatatttatGGATTAGCTATAACAGCTTTTATGCACATAACGACACTAACCGCACAGCTCTTCTCATACATTCAAATTCTTTTGACCTGTATCATGAACAAACAATCAGATGCCAAATCAAAGGCAGTGAACACTTGCCTAGCACAAATCATTTCATTTATTCTTTTTGAGATTGTTGTTTTGTTCACAATAGGGTCTTATCGGTTTCCAAACATAACACCTAATGCAAAAAGAGCCTGTGGAATGCTGATTTTTCTGATTCTACCTGTTTTAAACCCCATTATCTATGGAATGAAAACCAAGGATATTAGAACAGCTTTTTTTCGCATCATTAAGAAAGGAAAAATTGCATCATCATAGTACAGCAGATGTTTGTATATATTTGTAAGGTCCTGTCTTGGTTTTGCCTGCTCTGGTATGATCTGTGGAATGAAAATAATGTTTTACATGTATCATTTCAGGTCTGCATTTTTATCTTGAGTAGAATTCCATTTAAACATTATGtatttgtaacattataacaaagGATTGATATGTTAActgatttgttttgttcattgaTGTCCACTTGTAAAGCTTGAATagtaatttggatgtaattatGAATTGCTGACATTCTTAATAAAATATattcttttcacattttttcATACATGTTTATTGAATTGACCAGCATAGCTCAGCAGTCATGAAAGAAATGTTTGTGCAACTACACTGTAAATCAGAATGTGCATGTAGTACAGAGGAATACATCATCTGATCACATTTTGCCCTCAGAACAGCTTGATGATGTTTTGAGCCCCCGTCATCTTCCAGGCAGCCCTGCCATGTTGACTCAAAGGCATTtaatcctacccctaaccctaaccctaaccttaaccctaatcctacccctaaccctaaccctaaccttaaccatGCCTAGCGCTGCCTTTAAGACAacattgggggctcaaaacaccaagaaacctcAGAACAGCAGGCTATTGGGCCTATTTTATGGATCTAATATGCATGGCCTGGAGTGTACGGTTTAAGCCCACTGTTCATTAGGACCTATATCATGCATGCCATTTATTTTGGGAAGTAAACACTTTTACCCACAATTCAGTGATCTTCAGTAATTGATTACAGTACAACTAGCATTGTTGGACCTTTTTGGTTTAGGTTGCCTTCTCACCAGTGGGACCATACCAGAGTTAGCTAGAtggctttttctctttttggaggtcttgGACTGATTAATTTGGAGCGCACCTGAGTTCGCCTAAaaaaggggttaaacgcgaactaaggtaaggtaaggtaaggtaaacTTTATTATCCCCTGGGGGAAATTCAGGTGGTCGATATTACACATCTCCTacatataaaacaaacaaaacatataaTGTACAAAACAAGTGACAAAATAGACAGACAATAGACACACAACATTACAGACTAACATCACAAAGGACATTATTATAAAAAGGGCTGTATAATAAATAGAGAATAAATAGAATagtaaaaatgatatgaatgaTAAAGAACTGCAATAAAAGGAATTACATGGATGTGCAGAGAATTAAAGTGCAACAGATTTTTTCGGTCTGTTATTGTGCAGTCTAATTGCTGTGGGCACAAATGACTTGTGGTACCTTGCTGTCCTGATTGCTCTCTGCAGAATTCTGTCATTCGACCTGGTACTTCTGACAAACTTTGGGAACAGAGGATGTGTTGGATCAGCTAGGATTTGCTCCATCTTTCCTAAAATGAGCTCATTATACAGCTGGATTGCGGATGCCTGGTCCACTCCAATGACTCTGCTAGCTGATTTGATAATGCGCTGCAGTTTTTTCTGATTTTGTGCACGCATATTTCCAAAAATACAGATTAACCCAAATGACAGGATACTCTGCAAGAGGGATTTATAAAATAGTTGGAGGATGCTGCTATCCAATCTAAAATAGTTTAATTTCCTAAGAAAGAACATCCTCTGTTGCAGTTTCTTATACTTGGTCTGTGCACAATGGTTAAAACACAGTTTATCATCTATCTCAATTCCCAAATATTTATAAGATGAGACTCGCTCTATCTGTTCACCATTAATCTCAGATGGAGAGACAAGTATCCCTTTCTTGCTAAAATCTATTagcatttcttttgttttctttacgtTAACCTGCAGAAAATTATCTGAGCACCAATTAAGCTAGCCAGAGTAACttgcagagcaaattcaaatttgatGACAGGTTCATCTGTTTTCTCTCAGGCATTCATAACTTTGACATAAACTAAGACCAGGCATGTGCACACAGAGACTTCAAAGGGAAAGTCAgcatacccctttgaaatagttacttttttgtcttacagcctgaaatcaaaccccatttaaaaaaaaaaacattttttcaactttatttacaaatttagctgtacaacataaaaataatgaaaaatatagccgcaagcggcgatggcgggcccgagcacctgcggtgcggacctgtgacatttcggaatttaacaaagcaacatgtgcatgttggtgtgcatgtgcatgagcaacacatatgcccaccaaatgtggtaattttttgtgaatatacagtatgtgtcaaccacaacagacaacaggtggcgctatagagtccctaagcaacaccccaggccagagctctgtctctgactagcggcagcaataacacacaagttcaccaaatttgattcattttcgtgactGTATATCAACCACAAAAGGTAACACACTAgttggcgctatagagttcctaagccacaccctcggccagagctctgtctctgaatagctatagcaaaacacatgcccaccacatttggttcattttcgtaaatgtacatgtcaaccacaacagacaatgcactaggtggcgctatagagtccttaagccacaccctaggccagagctctgtctctgactagcaatagcaataacacaagctcaccaaatttggttaatgtttgtgattgtatgtgtcaaccacaacaaacaacacgctaggtggcgctatagagtccctaagccacaccctaggccagagctctgtctctgactagcaatagcaataacacacaagctcaccaaatttggttaatttttgtgaatgtttgtgtcaaccacaacagaccatgggctaggtggcactattaagtccctaagccacaccctaggtcatagctctgtctttgactagcggtagcaatgacacacaaacccacccaatttggttcattttcgtgaatgtatgtgtcaactacaacagacaacgcactaggtgacgctatagagtccctaagccacaccctaggccaaagctcagTCTCTGACTATTgctaggaataacacacaagtccaccaaatttggttcattttcgtgaatgtttgtgtcaaccacaacagataacgtgctgctaggtggcgctatagagttctgaagccacaccttaagccagagctttgtctctgattagtagaagcaattccacatgtagctcccaaattacatccaatttataacctataacaccaacttcctgtttcttaataagacttcataattcaaaccttcgccatttcaatatacctcgaaaattcaaaaatctggttgcaatttctcttcagcaacccctcaagatcattttagtgcttatatgacatgatttcgataaatcgtaggagaagtgtttcaaaatgcgcgacgtgcaaaaatcataatcataatcataactcaaattcctctaagattcactatgtagttcaaatgtaaaacttgtttagATTAACCCTATAGGTGCCAGAGGTTTTTTCCTAAAACGTTCAATTTTGACATattaatttcaaaaggcttttACTTAAAAGTGATTTTCTGTAAATTAGAGAAATATGAAGGATGACtcaatttgcatattatgacgtcataatgacgtcatatggtggcggccatctggatttttgaattttcatgaagcattttaatattattataaaaaataatattattattattcatatttttgctgacagacatacacatcaccaggacatgaaaacacaaaaagaacaaacattgtaccatactgaatggtcagggaaatagtaaatcatcataggttactaatagcaagatgatgggaatgatgatgatgctgcgaatttatgtagcaggccttttgccatagagataatgaatccctgttcatccaggtgacacttcttgtagtgtttcatggtgtggtacctctaattgcagggcacaacacaatacaaaggCCCTGGGGTGGCGTAGTCCAAGGCAAATTCCCCGTAATGCCACACATAGCtatcataataataatttcaTAGTGTGCCTGACGAGAAAAATATCAGTAAACAGTGCCCTAGAGATTGACACATTGCATTTCATTGGTTGTATGCTAATCCATGGTGAAGGTTGCACTTTAAATATGACGCTGTCAGAGAGTATTCTATGTCTTAAGCGATTGCTGTACCTTCTGTGTACAGCTAATCAAGGTATatactgagaaaaaaaagagatttggTGCTTGACTGTAATGTATACTTAGAACATAATTATATATTATTTATGtgttaaatgtatttaaatcatattttacataatgtatgtactgtatgttttgaactgcatttaaaaccttttgtCTGTTtcacaggattttttttatcacataGGAACTACTAGATGGACTGCCTCTTCAAATGAATGTTGCAATGAATCAAACAATCTCTTCTGTCCTCAGAATCGCCAGCTTTGACATCCACCCCTCTGCTGTTTACCCTATTTTCATCATGGGCCTTTTGGTGTACTGCTTTTCTGTTCTCTCAAATGTGACTATTCTGGCACTCATAGTTACTCAGAGAAGTCTCCACAGGCCAATGTTTTACATTCTCTTCAGCCTGCCACTGAACGACCTTATTGGAATTACTGCAATGTTTCCCCGTCTGCTATTGGACATTGTGATCATGAAGAACACTGTCAACTACCCACTTTGTGTACTTCAGGCATTTTTGCTCCATATGTATGGTGGTGGCATCCCTTTTATACTTGCAGCAATGGCATTTGACCGATACATTGCTATATGCAAGCCACTCAGATACAATTCAATTCTGTCACCATTTGGTGTAACTGCTGTTATATCATTAGCTTGGGGGGTTAATtttgccttaattttagtgCTTTTTCTGCTTCAGGCCAGAGCAACAAAGTGCAGGGATTTTATTATGAATGTGTTCTGTGATAACTTCTCATTGCTTAGCCTTTCCTGTGGAAAAGATCTTACAATAAATAATATCTATGGTTTATCTATTACGGCATTCATGCATATAACCACTGTAACAATTCAGCTTTTCTCGTACATCCAAATCCTTGTGACTTGTATCATGAACAAACAATCAGATACCAAATCAAAGGCATTGAACACCTGCTTAGCACAgataattgtattcattcttttTGAGATTGTCGGTTTGTTCACAATACTGTCTTATCGGTTTCCAAACATAACCCCTAATGCAAGAAAAGCCTGTGGAATGCTTATTTTTCTCATTCTGCCTGTTTTAAACCCCATTATCTATGGAATGAAAACCAAGGATATTAGAACAGCATTTTTTCGCATTTTGAAGAAAGGAAAAATTTCATCATCAAAGTAGCCTAGATGGTAGTGCATATTAAGCCCCTGTACTGGTTTGGTCTGCATATGTCTGatatcatatattttatttgttaATGTTTTATGTTCATAATTTCAGTTTGTATATTTGTAGCATTTGCTACGACAAATCAAAGGTTTCAGACTTTAATTCTTAGATTTGTTTAATTCATTGATGTCCACTTGTAAAgcttacatttatttatttattaaatataGTCATTTGTATATAAGGTATAATGAATTGCTTTGAAATTCATAATATAAAATGATAATACATGATTACATACATAAATCATAATTGCATTGACCAGCAGTTCAAGTTTCAGGtcatgaaataaatgtttttgcaAATACATTGTAGATTAGTGCCTGCATGTGGAACAGTCTGAACATATTCTGAAAAAAGGATACTTTCCACTCCTTCAAGCAAAcatagaaaataaacaatgaatatatgggagaatagtaaataaaGAATTAAGTAATTCAATCAATCTTGTAATGACAATTACTATGgcaaataaaacaacaatgtcaatttaatcaatggactaatgaaaacaaaacaacaccttATTATACAAACCATGATCATAAGAAGCTCCTAATAGActaagggccagatgtactaagacagcgctaataggCTGTAGGGCTAATGGTTAGTTTAAACGAAGTCCTCTGCTACAGATGTTACCAAGGGTTaggactcaaccaatcagattggtaattCAGACCGACGGCCACTGGCTGACTCTACATGTCAAGTTggccaaaactggccaaaattagcCCCGAAGCTGACGACGACTGGCGACGGCAcaggacacaccaaacagactcgagtgcccgacggccgattatcgggttggtgtgtttaggcctttaagagcttcttaacgaatctggaaacccggcccttgtcACTAGATCATACAGATCTTTGGAGATGATTTTTACCAGTTGTTAATcctcacctccacaacaaaagcatttgcattggggggaattctccctTTCGAGTGTGAATCACGTGTAAGCTTTTTTTTACGCGCTGAAATTGGGCCCCTCTATGTTAAGTGGATTCTCCCATCTCcgcttctgtcacacacacagcgcggaAGTTTGAAATCAAGACGGCCTTgtgaaagaggcgtgatttgttttaaaaagaaccagactgatccaccacctccttaatttaggttgaAATGAAAAAGTGAAACATGGACTTTCTCATTAACCTTCTGAATgtcatttaaatccagaaagaacacaaaccagtctttgattttgaaaacgtaAGCATGGCGAATTGAATGGAGAACAGCCAGTGAAAtggtgtgtcatcacatagccAAAAACTATTGGCTTCACgaaatttcacttttgctttgaggttttgtttataaagagtcaagatgtgcttgaggtgtgtagattcATAATTCAAAAACTCACTGGCCACGTTTATGTGATGTTTTTTAAGTCGGGAGGAGAGAATGTAATATGATTTAATATAATTACAGAGAGCATAATTAAGAGTAAGAGCCATGGCCCcagctggggcacctgcaccacacgccggcgaacCCAGATTCAATTCCCGCCCCGtcgtcctttccagatcccaccccaactctctctcctgctcacttcctgtctctctataCTATCtgattaacactagaagcgccaagcgccggtcatttgaccgctgacgcgtattcctagaagcgccgtgtgggtttgacctagatatacctagaactgccgggctgcggtcatttgaccgcaacgattacaaaaaaaaaaaaatcttttcactcgattaaattccaggaccctacgttcacgacttttcctaaatacgcgtgttttgtcacccagaatttttacatgatcagaagcacaccggtacaagctagtttagagctattttgcgctcacttatgtgacaacactatgttgtctcgcgttcggccatttttgtccaggctgctattctcttttctcacagcagatgtcgcaaggatttcctgtcagtcgggcatgagaataatattttaccataaaacatatcgtttatatatgtgcaatatgtattatatatgtgctttattttaataactatttttcatttacatggcatagtctatggaggcgatttacagtggtaaaatgcgagtttgttttgaaaacgttgcgacaggcctacaggtgtaaaacatattttcgtcgtagcctatttatgtacgtagggcgcgtatgcctacgtacattcatagttgtatatcttatcttctatgtgtaggctatcttttaaagctcagactaatgtataagcattttcttacatatttgctggactgactgagttacgtcaaggcAAATACCTATCCTAACGCTATGTCCGTAcaatgtcaagtggcgcagcgttaacactcctgtctgcacCTCCGGAGACCAGTGttcacatcttggcaggagcgaaGTATAGAATCTTATATCGATttaatttactgaccgtttttcaacgtcgatgaacaattattttttgttaatggtttttaataacaacctgaaataaacggatgaatcacaatatgtttaggcttaccattaacgaaaaataatttcgccagccaatcattttctgccgccatctgacaaactttgactaagccagttagactttttgcatctaaaataattatatcatagtgacacgcgaaaaaaataaacgataacttagaaactaggcctgcatgagattttcccactggacacacatcagtattgtgctcgttgctacgatacacaggactcaaagtgagttgacgaccaatgaaaatgacatggggaaaagaaggaaacaaagtagcctgattttgatctcactttaggcctatattttcctaattcctacgttactcagacttttgttaaatcgtcagggcccggttgcacaaacaccaaaaccaaagattgatgatatgaaccaaatattctggaacagatggatttacagcattgaacgtgataggctattatactgctgcgacttccaccgtttcctctccagagattgctgcgcgttcacaacgcaatgaacgcatgcagtctacattgaagtgaaacgtgcagaacgttgtccaaaacaatacaataacattgtgtgttgatatctaatacaatatacacatctgtagacagtgttggggagtaacggaatacatgtaccggcgttacgtatttagaatacaaattatgagtaactgtattccgttacagttacaacttaaacagttggtatttagaatacagttacattgttgaaatcaatggattacatgaggatacttcactgtttcgaagtttattcactctctaaataaattaaggcaactccatgcatttcccggaaagaaatctagatgaaattgtttccatgtttaaatccaaGCCCCGTCGTCTTGCGCTAGCCAATTGCACCCGTCAGAACGCAGCCAGCGCGCATTATGGACGCGCTATCGGAGATAACTGACAGCAAATTTGGAGTAGCCTAAAGTAAGTAAGTGTTAGTAACTCCTACCGACCGTTGTTCTTGATGTCTGTTCAAAAGATATTTCCCAAGTGGGCCTATTAATTGCTTACTTCGGCCAATCGGTTATACAGTCTAGCTATCAATAAACATGGTTACGTGTTGATTTAGACCTAGGCCTACGATGAAACCCATTTTAATAGGCACTGCATTCATTCTGAGGTTTTCATTCCAACTTAAAATAGCTTAtgggttatttatttgtaagtaGATCTAGGCTATATCTAAGTTTTTAAATAAATTATGGTGCAGCCTATGAAAGTGTATTATTCTTGCGAGTAGCATAGCCTATTTTAACGTGCGGTTTTTGATTGTCATTTAGCGATCACGTTCATTTTTGAGAGCACGGTtatgtagtaggctatagtgtttacatttccaggtAGCCTAATTTGCGTCCCACCGGTCATATATCTGCACCCCTCATTTTTACTGAGTTGATGCCACctaaaatctcacacaccttATCATTTCTGGCTATTAGGCCTACGTCCCTGTTGCAACTTGAAGAAGCATCTTCTATTACTACTATAAAACTTTTATAGTTTTATCAGGTGACTTAGTTGAATTCATATtctcatacagtaggctacgtgggccgcattcagccatttggaacagaagaacacaccacaataggcctaaactggatttgatgggcgcattcctacactaataaaatgcaattcaatgcggaagtattccaagtattcagaatacgttactcagattgagtaacgtaacggaatacgttacaaattacctttttgggcatgtattttgtattctgtaacggaatacgttttgaaagtatccttcccaacactgtctgtagacatgaagtggcaactaaagccattatcagtcatgaaaactgtggcggctgcattaaggttttggctgagccagctagccagccaacaacttcatcagccagccgcaTAAAAGCCTAGTAAAGGCTAGTAAATCTGGCCAAGTCAAcaccatattgaacactggtgCTCAGATCtagcgccagtcggctctgaaCATGATGATGCGCCAAGTTcaaaagctggaaatgacgcatggaccaaTGTCGATTTTTACAGCCAGCATTTTGGACATTCTGTATAAAGAAAGTCGTCCTCtagttcagagggtggcgacacatgcacaaagttgcttgggaacgcacacctgagttCGAGTGGAGTCCTGCACTGAATTATGTTTGGCTGTAGCCGCTGGATAGGTACCCGCCCAacaacatgtacgcgcatgagagctcgtgcccaacacagACTTTTGTGCACAGAACTTGTCCTAATGCTCCATAcgacaaaaaaacaccattgagcgtgtCATGATGTCATGTGTGATGTCTGTCCTGGGTGTTGCCTGAAGGATTTAACTGTATATATTGAGCTCACATCATCAACTCACAATGCTTCATGTCAGTGTGGAACGTGAACTAAAGTAAAgttctttattttttaattatacTTCTGTACTCAGGCATTGTATTGTATCATGTAGCTTGTAGCAGAATGGAATTATGAGGGTTCAGTGAGGCCAGTAATTTGTTTTACAAGATTCTGAATTAACATACATTTATTGATTTTAGGTTGAGACTTTAAGAGGACATCAGCCATGTTTCTCAATTCATCAAGTTCAACAACTCTTTTTTTACCTTCTTTCACTTTACCTCCATCAACCAGAAttcctgctgttgttttttcaaCCTTTACATACCTCTTGATCATGTGTTGTAATTTGATGATTGTTGTGACTATTGCTATCAACCATAACCTGCACAAGCCCATGTATCTTCTACTTCTTAATTTACCTGTTTGTGACATGATAGGAGCAACTGCATTTTTCCCCCAGATGATTTCCAGTATGCTGTATGAGCCAAGAGTCATATCACATGGGGCATGTGTACTACAGGCTTttcttgcacacacatatggaggTGGATCTCTTCTTATCTTGACAGCCATGGCTTTTGACCGCTATCTTGCTATCTGCTCCCCTTTGTCATATAATAACATAATGACCAATAATAACTTGATCAAAATTATTACTGGTATTTGGCTTACTGATACATTTACAATATTGACCTTCATTGCACTGGCACTCCGATTGAAGATTTG
The Sardina pilchardus chromosome 13, fSarPil1.1, whole genome shotgun sequence genome window above contains:
- the LOC134100088 gene encoding putative gustatory receptor clone PTE03, which gives rise to MSVSMNQTISSVLRIASFDIHPSAVYPIFIMGLLVYCFSVLSNVTILVLIVTQRSLHRPMFYILFSLPLNDLIGITAMFPRLLLDIVIMKNTVNYPLCVLQAFLLHMYGGGIPFILAAMAYDRYIAICKPLRYNSILTSLGVTAVISLAWGVNFALILVLFLLQARVKKCRDFIMNVFCDNFSLLSLSCGEDLTINNIYGLAITAFMHITTLTAQLFSYIQILLTCIMNKQSDAKSKAVNTCLAQIISFILFEIVVLFTIGSYRFPNITPNAKRACGMLIFLILPVLNPIIYGMKTKDIRTAFFRIIKKGKIASS
- the LOC134100090 gene encoding olfactory receptor 52E4-like; this translates as MNQTISSVLRIASFDIHPSAVYPIFIMGLLVYCFSVLSNVTILALIVTQRSLHRPMFYILFSLPLNDLIGITAMFPRLLLDIVIMKNTVNYPLCVLQAFLLHMYGGGIPFILAAMAFDRYIAICKPLRYNSILSPFGVTAVISLAWGVNFALILVLFLLQARATKCRDFIMNVFCDNFSLLSLSCGKDLTINNIYGLSITAFMHITTVTIQLFSYIQILVTCIMNKQSDTKSKALNTCLAQIIVFILFEIVGLFTILSYRFPNITPNARKACGMLIFLILPVLNPIIYGMKTKDIRTAFFRILKKGKISSSK
- the LOC134100091 gene encoding olfactory receptor 52Z1P-like, with amino-acid sequence MFLNSSSSTTLFLPSFTLPPSTRIPAVVFSTFTYLLIMCCNLMIVVTIAINHNLHKPMYLLLLNLPVCDMIGATAFFPQMISSMLYEPRVISHGACVLQAFLAHTYGGGSLLILTAMAFDRYLAICSPLSYNNIMTNNNLIKIITGIWLTDTFTILTFIALALRLKICRNTISDMYCNNPSLTKLACEGTHVSNFYGLFTIALYQGISLAVILFTYLQILFTCVFKKQADARSKAIQTCGAHLIVFLFLEFNAFIALVAHRFENTPLFFRRAMGVSVMIFPPLLNPLVYSFNTRELRKHIMVFFKGKISPF